A DNA window from Pogona vitticeps strain Pit_001003342236 chromosome 2, PviZW2.1, whole genome shotgun sequence contains the following coding sequences:
- the GLT8D1 gene encoding glycosyltransferase 8 domain-containing protein 1: MTSRKVNIFILVLVVVVFLLVLHHNILGLSDLLKRELSDSSPLGLQPIDFIPEAPQRWTEGGNGEEIPVVIMASDDRLGGVIAAMNSIQQNTKSNVAFHIVTLNDTVDHLRTWLSKTQLKNVKYRILDFDPRVLDGKVKVDSEVPDAIKPLTFARFYLPNWVPNAEKVIYLDDDVIVQDDILELYNTPLQQGHAAAFSDDCDSTSNKFAIRGAGNQYNYIGYLDYKKEAIRKLSMKASTCSFNPGVFVANLTEWKLQNITKQLENWMTLNVVEGIYSRTLAGSITAPPLLIVFYKRHSNIDPMWNVRHLGSSAGKRYSPQFVKAAKLLHWNGHFKPWGRTASYADVWEKWYIPDPTGKFNLVRRHTDMYEAK, from the exons ATGACATCCAGaaaag tgAACATTTTCATCctagttcttgttgttgttgtatttttgctAGTGTTACATCACAATATATTAGGTCTCAGTGACCTATTGAAAAGGGAATTATCAG ATTCAAGTCCATTAGGACTCCAACCCATCGATTTTATACCCGAGGCTCCTCAAAGGTGGACCgaggggggaaatggagaggAAATCCCTGTGGTCATCATGGCATCTGATGACAGGCTAGGTGGTGTAATAGCAGCCATGAACAGTATTCAGCAGAACACTAAATCCAATGTAGCCTTTCATATTGTTACTCTGAATGATACAGTGGACCACTTGAG GACATGGCTTAGTAAAACCCAATTGAAAAACGTGAAATATCGGATTCTGGATTTTGATCCTCGTGTACTGGATGGAAAAGTGAAGGTAGATTCAGAAGTGCCAGATGCCATAAAACCT CTAACCTTTGCCAGATTCTATCTCCCTAACTGGGTCCCTAATGCAGAAAAAGTCATTTATTTGGATGACGATGTGATTGTACAAG ATGATATCCTTGAGCTTTACAACACTCCACTTCAGCAGGGCCACGCAGCTGCATTCTCAGATGACTGTGACTCTACCTCAAATAAATTTGCCATCCGGGGAGCAGGAAACCAG TATAATTACATTGGGTATCTTGATTATAAAAAAGAAGCAATCCGGAAACTGTCCATGAAAGCAAGCACTTGCTCTTTCAATCCAGGTGTCTTTGTTGCGAATCTAACAGAATGGAAATTACAGAATATCACTAAGCAGCTGGAGAACTGGATGACACTTAATGTCGT GGAGGGAATATACAGTCGGACTCTTGCAGGCAGCATTACTGCACCTCCGCTGCTCATTGTATTTTATAAACGACATTCAAATATTGATCCAATGTGGAATGTGCGCCACCTTG GTTCAAGTGCAGGCAAAAGATACTCACCACAGTTTGTGAAAGCTGCCAAACTACTCCACTGGAATGGGCATTTCAAACCCTGGGGCAGGACAGCATCTTATGCTGATGTCTGGGAAAAATGGTACATTCCTGACCCAACCGGCAAATTCAACTTGGTTCGGAGGCATACCGATATGTATGAAGCAAAATAA